One part of the Mesomycoplasma conjunctivae genome encodes these proteins:
- a CDS encoding DUF3899 domain-containing protein: MSRFLNFYNHKIKRNFGFGAIFAIIFWSLLLFILFLLLVFLKKHTWYNALSVVAVILIAISLLATVVRLGLFSSYSFSYNSSNLRSTRKLKNTTNPKLQGQPLSSQELKDKKKQKSLIPILLGFTIGVILLIVSLPFIF, from the coding sequence ATGTCTAGATTTCTTAATTTTTATAATCACAAAATAAAACGAAACTTTGGTTTTGGTGCTATTTTTGCGATCATTTTTTGATCGCTTTTATTATTTATTTTATTTTTATTATTAGTATTTTTAAAGAAACACACTTGATATAACGCACTTTCTGTGGTCGCTGTTATTCTAATTGCAATTAGTCTTTTGGCTACAGTTGTGAGACTTGGACTTTTTAGTTCTTATTCTTTTTCTTATAATAGTTCAAATTTAAGATCAACGAGAAAATTAAAAAACACAACCAATCCTAAATTACAAGGACAACCTTTAAGTTCTCAGGAATTAAAAGATAAAAAAAAGCAAAAATCACTGATACCAATTCTTTTAGGTTTTACAATTGGTGTGATTTTGCTTATTGTAAGTTTACCTTTTATTTTTTAG